One Festucalex cinctus isolate MCC-2025b chromosome 3, RoL_Fcin_1.0, whole genome shotgun sequence DNA window includes the following coding sequences:
- the tasor2 gene encoding uncharacterized protein tasor2 isoform X2, with product MESGTDSASSVLVPVTECSEAFQQKILAPLQSAYLYEESKLSFRYKSASFFNNPALQQKYAAFRAKRKQAGYSEDDLEETYGFLLFHDINEANALGQTGVLTGTSSCSSLGDPLKGVYISMFSDCLVPERWQDGQSGYIAIIRLTTGRVRRVCENRGRDAGEPTWDFDCHVSQHLASVTTQTGLSVAFERTQVMTALWDGQRRNASWESIPFVCASVPQCYIYELLDDGRNQTSPSPSLTCPFAVVAFDYKKPRALPTEEPKPCGFISYEFLRILPVLRLAESDVKETDADPNTGRCDVANDMQAYTVLLNPGSASSSSSVEPASHDTKHLQTGSKDQLIGAKTPAKSETSANEAKSEATVAANNFHALNESDGAGVRTPETPELPAELVVSYTSEQSVTEKSEVSPAKLETSSGEIKAGATVAANDWQVVNKTDDPDVKSLQTADVPAELIVSFTSEQSLSEKSPISPVPTQKTLCEKRRRASDCPDIATLTKKKGRKLLRKLWKSKKELNEVSVEGPRLQNVKKPPEGDRPSCQAAQRKAASNIDWEKLRRWVMKGRNVQTIEIQSVKAKETNPEKRSMHSTTAIDCEAPLRDKFERWNLKPVRSECGRVLVPHGSRYTARPPKSETADAEQLPTPDARGPEQRPSVAPELPDCRTIIESQTGSPEQSTVLASEDGEDQTETVNEHVGPASHDQRAAMDEPTRVLSRRKTAKHQLENPQDGTAETEPRLKKKRVAGDDVTSADDTAVDLEEHSTMPSVNAGEMSDRFEHEGAEETRIRKGEKAEILCRPPAIYPKWNRIKRLRKHLDISREHFKKTWWMHFERPSRADEPVKDRARDYSLRKKASTSNPSTDGLNLLADLALGATNEQGPSQSDQEFERQPQSGLRMSDQPKNDTGAGEVSVVETLLGEPRLTTSPNALMEGTELLPLLCKEHSYSLPQSASMPFGLPATPFQVSPLSGSAGLLHREHAKCGVETPQAFDDLEDFHENKTCLPSDLSRKWMNAFKRCRNFVCKDGSIRVTRQWKDKYDFGRDSRFSSDPKDRTIMRALHGPWDFSFGDTSEDMQLIVHMWIGFFYSRSTPRLIDLGPDQNANPHSDEGSSSEADVPARAQAELKVDRFDLPLGVEDTSELSVPNTLDFSGPSSLDRESDILDLSLGNCKRFELLPSDAQVNRRNASDSPTGLEEQLTFQSYQTTSLSAETLNKAHCASHTGPTSLNEDASRVQGEMAMLSVEMENLGIVVGLDRVSHRSNVGKIDLNGSSKKANATELISLLQHGRGSSVSEKELPKEAALQINEQESNAFCNLNVLAREEPEADKIEDLRFTKDSCHGTNHQLVKGSDEKALRISTAENRSDLSDAPLSVVPDRGDSERAHVAERNQEVFDNPIRQANVELQSTRRCRNDAISDDTTSGYTCDSASKVIFPDHASTSENISLLNCKMAIFNMQETYGLGTQRPNKAATIAPIRQQPHFIQHKTVKHLGSDLELVEEGQNEVQESHCGAIIPIRSFSGKSTKPTDTHSQIEEIVQNRTSSSFPQNIAEMSMSSMCRVSLLKVGETNQPAIVGGTDEKPSTIAQNHQQNHFIQCETANSGTHVELTEEGQDEQGFKTGEKVQPSAGHQSPTESTFPNQTESEIVISKTSPKNVVGQSATCRVSMLTIGETRQPNPAANTEDPLSVGDEHLYEVDQNHQPCRVSEVNVGENNQPEIAADHTSAPICSDDELEGVSFSNGAKDAIDTKSSPTDKCRQSATTNMTRTLGPPSNPQSLRADPSDRLVVIMPLKSKPEEDRPTSRMNSWKTKYRFYILVTSEESFFAETKACLEAAGHTAAQFFLGEESSPLLVIIRNEDIAAHLSEVPNLLELKKSPDVLFAGIDEPHDLVNLTHQEIFLSGGFVVFDRPSLESLSLDKVRRFLEVLQELNETGKWKWFLHYRDSRQFKENARFSTEAEEKKHFLSWSQEAGLCAVLPYHECDAKSRDHPDYLACLVHLQVQNIASRFPVFVTDTRTDAEFEKNGILTTTVDSFLMRFST from the exons ATGGAAAGTGGAACCGATTCCGCTTCGA gTGTTTTAGTACCAGTGACTGAATGTTCGGAGGCTTTTCAACAGAAAATTCTGGCTCCGCTCCAAAGTGCGTACTTGTACGAAGAGTCCAAGTTGTCGTTCAGATACAAATCGGCTTCCTTCTTTAACAATCCAGCCTTGCAGCAAAAG TATGCTGCCTTTCGagccaaaagaaaacaagcgGGATATTCAGAAGATGACCTGGAGGAAACTTACGGATTTTTGCTGTTTCATGACATCAATGAG GCCAATGCACTTGGACAAACTGGAGTACTCACCGGGACGAGCTCCTGTTCCAGTTTGGGAGACCCCTTGaagg GCGTTTACATCTCAATGTTCTCCGACTGTCTGGTCCCGGAGCGCTGGCAGGACGGACAATCGGGATACATCGCCATCATCAGGCTGACGACG GGGAGAGTCCGACGAGTTTGCGAGAACCGCGGCCGGGATGCGGGCGAGCCCACGTGGGACTTCGACTGCCACGTGTCGCAGCACTTGGCCTCCGTGACCACCCAAACCGGCTTGTCGGTCGCCTTCGAGAGAACTCAGGTAATGACGGCGCTTTGGGACGGGCAACGACGAAACGCGTCGTGGGAATCGATCCCCTTCGTTTGTGCTTCCGTTCCGCAGTGTTACATATACGAGCTGCTTGATGACGGAAGGAACCAAACGTCACCGTCGCCCAGCCTCACTTGCCCGTTTGCTGTCGTAGCTTTCGATTATAAAAAACCAAG AGCGTTGCCGACGGAGG AGCCAAAACCTTGTGGCTTCATCTCGTATGAATTCCTCAGAATTCTGCCGGTTCTACGTTTAGCGGAAAGCGACGTCAAGGAAACCGACGCGGATCCAAACACAGGACGGTGTGATGTGGCAAACGACATGCAGGCTTATACGGTGCTGCTAAATCCTGGATCGGCATCAAGTTCATCATCCGTGGAACCGGCGAGCCACGACACCAAGCACTTGCAAACGGGATCGAAAGATCAGCTGATTGGCGCAAAGACGCCTGCAAAGTCGGAGACGAGCGCGAACGAAGCAAAAAGTGAAGCAACGGTTGCGGCAAATAACTTTCACGCGCTGAACGAAAGCGATGGTGCCGGAGTGAGAACTCCAGAGACTCCTGAGCTTCCAGCAGAACTGGTTGTGAGCTACACCTCTGAGCAAAGTGTAACAGAGAAAAGTGAAGTCAGTCCTGCAAAGTTGGAGACAAGTTCTGGCGAAATCAAAGCTGGAGCAACAGTTGCAGCAAATGATTGGCAAGTTGTGAACAAGACCGATGATCCAGACGTGAAAAGTCTCCAGACTGCTGACGTTCCAGCGGAGCTGATTGTGAGCTTCACCTCTGAGCAAAGTCTAAGTGAGAAGAGTCCAATCAGTCCCGTCCCCACACAGAAGACTTTGTGTGAGAAACGCAGGAGGGCTTCGGATTGTCCAGACATTGCGACTCTcacaaaaaagaaaggaagaaaactaCTCCGGAAACTCTGGAAAAGCAAAAAGGAGTTGAACGAAGTATCCGTTGAGGGTCCCAGGttacaaaatgtcaaaaaacctCCAGAAGGAGATCGTCCGAGTTGTCAGGCTGCGCAAAGAAAAGCGGCCTCAAATATCGATTGGGAGAAGCTCCGAAGGTGGGTCATGAAAGGGCGTAACGTTCAAACGATTGAAATCCAATCAGTCAAAGCAAAGGAGACAAATCCGGAAAAGCGGTCGATGCACAGCACCACTGCGATTGACTGCGAAGCTCCCCTGAGAGACAAATTTGAGCGTTGGAACTTAAAGCCGGTCAGAAGTGAATGCGGAAGAGTCTTAGTTCCTCACGGCTCAAGGTACACTGCTCGTCCGCCCAAGTCTGAGACGGCAGATGCTGAACAGTTGCCAACTCCTGACGCACGTGGACCGGAGCAGCGGCCCAGCGTGGCTCCAGAACTGCCAGATTGTCGGACCATAATCGAATCCCAGACAGGAAGTCCAGAGCAAAGCACAGTTCTGGCGTCAGAAGATGGTGAAGATCAAACGGAGACTGTGAATGAACACGTTGGTCCCGCCTCTCATGATCAGCGCGCGGCCATGGATGAACCGACACGCGTCCTCTCGAGGAGGAAGACTGCAAAACATCAACTTGAAAATCCTCAAGATGGAACTGCTGAGACGGAGcctcgtttgaagaaaaaacgaGTTGCCGGCGACGACGTCACGAGTGCGGATGACACCGCGGTGGACCTTGAGGAACACTCAACCATGCCGTCCGTCAACGCTGGAGAAATGTCGGACAGGTTCGAGCACGAAGGAGCGGAAGAGACTCGCATCAGGAAAGGCGAGAAAGCGGAAATCTTATGCAGGCCTCCCGCCATTTACCCAAAGTGGAATCGAATTAAAAGACTCAGGAAGCATCTCGACATCTCGCGGGAACACTTTAAAAAGACAt GGTGGATGCATTTTGAACGGCCATCTCGCGCCGATGAACCAGTCAAAGACCGTGCTCGGGACTATTCCCTCCGGAAGAAAGCGTCAACCTCGAACCCATCAACAGATGGTTTGAATTTACTTGCCGATCTGGCACTGGGGGCCACGAATGAGCAGGGCCCCTCGCAATCAGACCAAGAATTCGAGAGGCAGCCTCAGTCAGGTTTGAGGATGAGCGACCAGCCCAAAAATGACACCGGTGCCGGTGAAGTGTCGGTTGTCGAAACTCTGCTCGGAGAGCCTCGACTCACAACTTCACCAAACGCTCTCATGGAAGGCACTGAATTGCTTCCTTTGTTGTGTAAAGAACATTCGTACTCGTTACCGCAGTCTGCCTCGATGCCCTTTGGTTTACCGGCAACACCCTTCCAGGTGTCCCCTTTAAGCGGTTCTGCTGGATTGCTGCATAGGGAACATGCAAAGTGTGGCGTCGAAACGCCACAGGCCTTTGATGATTTGGAAGACTTTCACGAAAACAAGACTTGTCTGCCTTCAGACCTctcaaggaaatggatgaatGCGTTCAAACGCTGCCGCAACTTTGTTTGTAAAGACGGATCGATCCGAGTGACGCGGCAGTGGAAGGACAAGTACGACTTTGGTCGAGACAGCAGGTTTTCAAGCGACCCAAAGGACAGAACCATCATGCGGGCCTTGCACGG CCCATGGGATTTTTCTTTTGGAGACACCAGTGAAGACATGCAGCTCATTGTCCACATGTGGATTGGTTTCTTCTATAGCCGCTCAACGCCAAGGTTGATTGACCTGGGCCCAGACCAGAATGCAAACCCGCATTCGGATGAGGGTAGTTCTTCCGAAGCAGACGTTCCAGCCCGGGCTCAGGCTGAGCTCAAGGTGGATCGGTTTGATCTTCCACTGGGTGTGGAAGATACTTCAGAACTTTCTGTTCCTAACACTTTAGACTTTAGCGGGCCTTCCTCTTTGGATCGAGAATCTGATATTCTGGACTTGTCTCTTGGGAACTGTAAGAGATTCGAGCTTCTTCCTTCAGATGCTCAAGTCAACCGTAGAAACGCGTCTGACTCACCAACAGGACTGGAAGAGCAACTAACGTTTCAG AGTTACCAAACGACGAGTCTCTCTGCAGAGACTCTGAATAAAGCCCACTGCGCATCGCACACTGGTCCAACCTCTCTAAACGAGGATGCGAGTCGTGTACAAGGAGAGATGGCGATGCTCTCGGTTGAGATGGAGAATCTCGGTATTGTTGTTGGACTGGACCGTGTGTCACATCGATCTAACGTAGGCAAGATCGATTTAAACGGCAGCTCTAAAAAGGCAAATGCCACAGAACTGATCAGTTTGCTACAACATGGAAGAGGCTCATCTGTCAGCGAAAAGGAGCTTCCGAAAGAAGCGGCGCTTCAAATAAATGAGCAAGAATCAAACGCATTCTGCAACTTAAATGTCTTGGCAAGGGAAGAACCTGAAGCGGACAAGATTGAGGACCTTCGATTTACAAAGGATTCTTGTCATGGAACGAACCATCAGTTGGTAAAAGGATCTGACGAGAAGGCTCTCCGCATTTCAACTGCGGAAAATCGTAGTGATTTGAGCGATGCGCCGCTATCTGTCGTCCCCGACCGTGGAGATTCCGAAAGAGCTCACGTTGCAGAACGTAATCAAGAAGTTTTCGACAATCCGATACGCCAAGCTAACGTTGAATTGCAGTCGACAAGAAGGTGTCGAAATGACGCAATCTCAGATGACACCACGTCGGGATACACTTGTGACTCTGcgtcaaaagtcatttttcccgATCATGCCTCGACATCTGAAAATATCTCTCTGCTAAACTGCAAGatggcaatatttaatatgCAAGAAACGTACGGTTTGGGGACACAACGACCAAACAAGGCGGCTACCATAGCTCCAATACGTCAACAACCTCATTTCATTCAGCATAAAACTGTAAAACATTTGGGATCCGATTTAGAATTGGTGGAAGAGGGACAAAATGAGGTTCAAGAGAGCCACTGTGGGGCCATAATTCCAATACGGAGTTTTTCTGGAAAAAGTACAaaacccacagacacacacagtcAGATTGAAGAGATTGTTCAGAACCGGACAAGTTCCAGTTTTCCCCAAAACATCGCAGAAATGTCGATGTCCTCGATGTGCAGGGTGTCGCTGCTGAAGGTCGGTGAAACCAACCAGCCTGCTATCGTAGGAGGTACCGATGAAAAGCCTTCAACCATTGCTCAAAACCATCAACAAAATCATTTCATCCAGTGTGAAACTGCAAATTCTGGAACTCATGTGGAATTAACTGAGGAAGGACAAGATGAGCAAGGGTTTAAAACTGGAGAAAAGGTTCAACCCAGCGCAGGCCACCAGAGTCCAACTGAAAGTACGTTTCCAAACCAGACTGAAAGCGAGATTGTCATTTCCAAAACGTCTCCCAAAAATGTTGTAGGACAGTCCGCCACGTGCAGAGTGTCCATGCTCACGATTGGTGAAACCAGACAACCTAATCCGGCAGCAAATACTGAAGACCCCTTATCAGTTGGAGATGAACATCTTTATGAGGTTGATCAAAACCATCAGCCGTGCAGAGTATCAGAGGTCAACGTGGGTGAAAACAACCAGCCCGAGATTGCAGCAGACCACACGTCTGCTCCCATATGCTCGGATGATGAACTCGAGGGAGTATCTTTTTCCAATGGTGCAAAAGACGCGATCGACACAAAGTCAAGTCCAACAGATAAATGTCGTCAGAGTGCGACGACCAACATGACGCGTACGCTTGGTCCACCTTCCAACCCGCAAAGCCTACGAGCCGATCCTTCGGATCGTTTAGTTGTTATCATGCCGTTAAAAAGCAAGCCGGAGGAGGATCGACCAACTTCCAGGATGAACTCGTGGAAAACAAAATACCGCTTCTACATATTGGTAACATCAGAAGAGTCCTTCTTTGCTGAAACAAAG GCATGTTTAGAAGCAGCAGGTCATACAGCGGCACAGTTCTTCCTCGGCGAAGAGTCTTCGCCTTTGCTCGTCATCATCAGGAATGAGGACATCGCCGCGCACCTCTCCGAG GTTCCAAATCTGCTGGAACTGAAAAAGTCGCCGGACGTGCTGTTTGCCGGCATTGACGAACCGCACGATCTTGTGAATCTCACCCACCAAGAAATCTTTCTCAGCGGCGGCTTTGTGGTGTTCGACAGGCCGTCGCTGGAATCCCTCAGCCTGG ACAAGGTGAGAAGGTTCTTGGAGGTCCTGCAAGAGCTCAACGAAACGGGAAAGTGGAAGTGGTTTTTACACTACAGAGACAGTCGGCAATTCAAGGAGAACGCCAG GTTCAGCACAGAAGCAGAAGAGAAGAAACATTTCTTAAGCTGGTCCCAAGAGGCGGGACTCTGCGCAGTTTTGCCTTACCACGAATGTGACGCCAAGTCCAGGGATCATCCCGACTATCTTGCCTGTCTGGTGCACTTGCAGGTCCAGAATATTGCATCCCGTTTTCCTGTGTTTGTAACTG ATACTCGGACCGATGCCGAATTTGAGAAGAATGGAATTCTGACGACAACCGTCGACTCTTTCCTGATGCGTTTTTCCACGTGA